TTAGGGTATTTTGAGCCTATATTTTGCAGTCCGCACAAACTTATACATTCTATCATTAttcaagttttttctttttatttcttcattaatcactactgacttaagcatcggaaTGCAAACCTTTATTTTACAGGGCTAATTCtctgataattttaatattttcttgaaaattcttctACCATTATGGTGTCGCCAAAAATCTCATACGtatcaaatatgattttaCATAACTCTCccttggaaaaaaaaaatatgatgatgtTAATTTAGACAAATcaaaaaaagtaagaaattttAGGGGTTGGTActttatagatatatagatatttcttaaaatatctctctataatatacatatgtattgggtttaatacaatttatcctcctgtgatattgaaaatgagcaaagtattcccctatgaaaaataaatagcaatttaccttcttttgttttaaaaaatgaagcaatttacctccctacttcaattttaaaagtataggaagataaattaatatattttaaaaaacataaagaagtaaattattttttattttttataaaagaattatttatgtattttccataacacaaataaataaattgtaatttacccacaCATGTACTAATACACAATGTAGTGTTGAAGTGGTGGCAGAAATGGTGGTTGTGATAGTAGTCGTAGGTGTGTAAAAGTGACCTTTGTAGTGGAAATGGatattactataaaaatatagagaaagaaaaatattacaataccAAAAGCTGGAAGAAACATATGTATTGGTGCTTTGAactttttctagaaaaaaattatgataatgttCGCAAAAACTTCTGattttataaaggaatttttgtaaacaaaaattaaaagttttagtagaattaaaagtgggtgatatttgtaaaaaaagttaaaagcaTATCAAAGctaaattgaatttggagaaaatttacTTCTAAAACacatttaattgatgaaagacTGTTTTGTccatatgtattaaaaatatattattttttgcttgttatttcacttgttgtttgttactaataattattttccacaaaaaatcataaagtttatttcgattagtatttcatatttatgtttttaaaaatattaaaaattatgtttaatttaataatgctttcactaagtaatataattgttcattcatacacaataattaaacttacacgattgttaaaataattattttattaattaatcaaataataatatgtacatgaaataatataattagatgatatagcgcataaaatataaaacttaaattattaaatatataaaagtgtaaatttaattattttcaaattttaattatttaaaaattccgatatcaatttaaaaataaattaaaaacagtaaaattgaaaaaaaaaagtaaattgaatttatttaccaaaaaacCAAAATAGCTAAAAGCACCCCTCCAAAGTGCTTCTAGCTTTTGATCTAAAAGCGCTTCTTTTAACCATTTCATAAGTAGAAGTCAGTATCccaaacatttcaaaatacttttaaaaaatcaaaaattaaagagCTTTTTTTCGAAATAATCCCAGACACTccttaaattttaacttttgagAAGCTGAAGTAAAAATTCCAAATACCATTTACAACTTAAATGTAGCCATAAGCacctttttccaatttttgcaaaaacCCACTTAGTCTAATCAAGGAAACATTAGTAAGGTAATTACATAAATGGGTTAAGAAGTTCCTCTGAAGCAGGAATTTGTTTCAAATACAAGGTCCCAGAGACtccatttatttcaaaaaattgtcaataaatttaaaaaaaaaattgtttcttttatttatttattttcttttaaagtctgaataaaaaaaatgaatgcattagattacaatttaaaaaataccataaaatgggagtcaatttttttcactttaaatgaatttttttatataatttaataaaatagttaacGAAAggaccaaaaacaaaaaaaaaatttgagaaccaattaaagtatttaagaatcaaaatcacattaatttctatatttaaagACCAAAAATACACTTATCCCCCATTTAATGttatataagttattttttctagGTCTGTTATGTTCAAAAGCTGTTGCTCAAAGTGATAGAGGtcaaaattaagtatattattgatataaaattgTCTAGCTTTGATTTAAACTTTTCTTGAATCATAGATTTTAATTGGTTGTATTAAGTTGTACGTGATGAAATGGCGATGAGAAAGAAGTCTGTATATGTGCCACTGAAACAAGGttttaaaatgagaaaagaaaactcaAGGGATAATTAGCTGGAACAAGATTTGATAtctatcttttgaaaaattatacatacattaattagaaatattaatattacttaCATAAGTCgcctctattttttaaaagattatacATACACTTTCTAAAAAcgtcaatattattatacaaactatccttattttttattgtccAAAATAgttatgtaattacataaaaaataaggataactttttgtaaatagaccatatataaatgatataaCTTTAATGATCCCAAAACTCAAAGCAGGGTATTCTGTGGAGTTAGGCTTGAGCATGCCTAATGATGCAAGCAAATATAGACACTTGCAGTCTTAGTCgaaattttttggatttaGTAGGCATTTGGCCAAGCttacttgaaatattttataaactcatacattttatatgatgtttttaatagtttaaggatattgaattttattttagaaataatctcttaaagtattttgataaataaaatattagagtttAAGATGTTAGAATGTTTGACATAATAAATTcttcataatataataatgattgAGAAAGCcatcaaatttttgaaattcgtaataatacaaatagataattttgttttcaagtGAAAAAagatcaattaaataaaaggtaaagatgtaatatctttttattatgatttttgtaagaaaaattttaaattcaaagcCTCGAACTTGATTCTATTGTCAACAATAAAAGCATTTGAAagctcttttatttatattagtaaactaaaaaatcttgaattggtaaatataataaaaaaattattattctttctgTATTATTGCTATAATACTGAAGAAgggattattataaaattaattttcttcaaacattCAACAACGTGAAATGGGTAGTAtatattagggataattatacttgttttttttattggagtttaatgtaaatatatataatttttttatgatttaaaaattatatttagcttCTGAAGTTTGCTTCTATTTAATAGATATGTCTTTTCATTAGTAAatattcactgaatttattgatattaacagaaaaaattgaataaaaatcaatatttaccctcgattaacttattgcaggtcaaaataaatcttttatgtgTACCTCATTGTATGCATTAACAATGAAGATGTCTAAGGGTAATTtgactataaaaaaatttattgacttgtaataaatttgtaataagttaatttagggtagatattgatttttatttgatcttttttaacattatcgtatctataaattttgactaatgaatgaaGTTATATAAATGATATAGGGGTGGCAACAGGACAGGTCGAAGTCTCGCCCGCCAACTCGAGGAGGACCCAGGACCCAGGACCGACCCCCCcgcgccccccccccccccccccggtATAAAATTCGTCAGGACGGATCTAACCCGATAGAcctgattatttttatttttattatttattttataaatatatataaacaaaataatttgaaatatcaattacaaataaaattgtttataacctaactcaaatattcaaagccaacaaataaattctcaagtataaatgaattattcataaccaatttctatttttttgtcctCATTAAGTATTgtgagataattttttaatttatcaattattgaaCAACTACCtaacaataaagaaataaaatgatataatattttgttagtatttattctatcaaaataaaacaaaatactatatatttatatataaaatttaaataataaaatcggGGCAGATTTCAGGTCCTGGTCCTTAAGATTTAGGACTCGGTACCCGGCCCgcttgtaaatataatttttttaaatcataataaatttatatgaaattataccAGATTTAAAGAGAAACAAGGTATCCACATATATTATTGTCTAAAAAGTTGGCAGGCAGAGAAGTGTGGAGGATAGCGGGggaaataacaaaaaagatttgaaatgCCTTGTATCCCTCCCTAAGCATTTCAAGTAGAATTAGACAAGGGTCCCCTCCCCCGGTGCACCAAACCAAATATGCGGACGCGGTATATCTTGAAACGCAGAACACCATACTGATACATGCTCCGTAAAGAGCCTGTATTGTATGGTATACATCCATCTATGGCGTTTATGCACACCCCTTCATTCCATGAATGAAAACTGAGCACCATCATCAGATCTTCCCTTTTTTCTATTCAGAGACCAGAGTTGATCCACAATATAGAATTCCATGATGCGGATTATTTGATTCGATTCTTTTCCGATTATATACAAAGcttctatttttattcacAGTAGGACAGCTcaagatttcatttttcaactgTTTCCGAAGCTCTAACAAGAAGGTGCGCCATAGCTACAGCCTAATTCTGGGTATCGAGGTAGGCTCCTTTGCTGAAAAAGTACAACATTTTCCATTTAGTCCGCTCCTgcatattgattttttgggtTTCTTGAGCTTCAGGTTCAAATATCTTAACCATACGATGCTTCATATGTTTGACTTTAGGGGGAAAAAGTACGCCATACAGAAATTCCTTTCTTGTTTAATGTTAGAAGTGAAATTTGGGCCTTCTTGAATTAACGTGTGCGTTTACCTGATCCATAATTTGATTTACCAAGCTACaatacaattttcaaatttcaaaccaCCAGCACGAActcctccccccccccccccacacacacacaccaaaaaaggaaaaggaaaggcAGATGGAGGCTTATAGATTTTATAGCGCCTTGTTCTTTATGCTGTCCGTTCAATCTTTCAGAGTCTGGTAAAATGGGGAGAAGTCTAAGTCCAATACTTCGTCGGGAGTTGGAGAATCTTGACAAGGATGCTGATAGTAGAAAATCAGCTATGAAAGCATTGAAATCTTACGTCAGAGACTTGGATTCCAAGGCAATACCCATCTTTCTTGCTCAGGTTTCTGAAACCAGACAAACTGGTTTATCATCTGGCGAGCACACAATTTCGTTATATGAGGTTCTTGCTCGAGTCCATGGGCCAAAAATTGTCCCTCAGATAGACAACATTATGAACACCATTATCAAGACCTTGTCCTCGAGTGCAGGAGCTTTTGCTCTTCATCAGGCTTGCTCAAAGGTGGTTCCGGCTATAGCAAGGTATGCAATTGACCCAACAACAGCAGAGGATAGCAAGAGATTTGTCATTCACTCTCTGTGTAAGCCACTTTCTGATTGTCTTTTGGGTAGCCAAGAAAATTTGTCTTCTGGAGCTGCGCTTTGTTTACAGGCACTTGTTGAATCTGATAATTGGCGATTTGCTTCAAATGAAATGGTAAATGAGGTCTGTCAGAGAGTTGCAGGGGCTCTGGAGGAGCATTCGCAGACCAATTCCCATATGGCCTTAGTTACAGCTTTGGCTAAACACAATAGCCTAATTGTTGAAGCCTATGCCAGACTTTTGATACAGTCTGGGCTGCAAATTCTTGATGCTGGTTTTACGGAGGCAAATTCTCAAAAACAGTTGTCCTCCATACACATGCTGAGTTCTCTAATGAGATGTTTGGATCCGAAGAGTATATTGTCTGAATTGGAGTTGGTAATTAAGGAAATGGAGAAATGCCAATCAGAACGGATGCCTTTTGTTACAGGGGCTGCTTTTGAAGCACTGCAGATCGCAAAGAGAATATGTGCTGATAAAGGTTCCAAACTGGAGAGGGGTATAGGTTCGGCCTCTGGCTCAAACTTTGACAGAATGGATCACAGTATGAAGAAGAATATTTGTAGTTCCGGAAACCAATCACCTTTCATTGCATCACCTGAATCACAAACTGTTGATTCTTTCCTTGGCTATGATTATTTTAATGAATCACCCAATTCAATGAATCAGAGCCATCAAGGTGCAGCTTATGATCGGAGGAGTGTGAATCGTAAACTTTGGAAAAGGTGTGAGAATGATGTCCTGGATGTATCTCTTAAAGATGGTCTATTCTCAGATATAACTCGAGGAAGTGACATCATTAGCTCTGACTATGATGACTTTTCTCATAACAATGGAGATTATCTTGAAAATTTCGCAGGTTTTGTTCAAGTGAGTGCTGAAAATGGAGTTTTGAGTAGCAATACTCTCAGTCCTCAGGTATGATTAACATTTCCTGTGTTATGTTTCCAAGTATTTGtttgaatcatttattttgCTCGGAAACGCAATGtgctaaaattaaattattcatgatGCATAAAAAATCTTCCTAGACTGTCACTAGATCAGATAGAGAATGTACAAAATCCCCATCAGGATGATTTTGACATATGCTGCAGAACTGAAAATTTCACTTAGTTGCTTTAGCACTGATGCATGGCAGCCTGCCAATTCTccatattttgaatttgataagGCGGcaattgagaaatattttgattaactTAGTCATG
This region of Sesamum indicum cultivar Zhongzhi No. 13 linkage group LG4, S_indicum_v1.0, whole genome shotgun sequence genomic DNA includes:
- the LOC105159622 gene encoding uncharacterized protein LOC105159622: MGRSLSPILRRELENLDKDADSRKSAMKALKSYVRDLDSKAIPIFLAQVSETRQTGLSSGEHTISLYEVLARVHGPKIVPQIDNIMNTIIKTLSSSAGAFALHQACSKVVPAIARYAIDPTTAEDSKRFVIHSLCKPLSDCLLGSQENLSSGAALCLQALVESDNWRFASNEMVNEVCQRVAGALEEHSQTNSHMALVTALAKHNSLIVEAYARLLIQSGLQILDAGFTEANSQKQLSSIHMLSSLMRCLDPKSILSELELVIKEMEKCQSERMPFVTGAAFEALQIAKRICADKGSKLERGIGSASGSNFDRMDHSMKKNICSSGNQSPFIASPESQTVDSFLGYDYFNESPNSMNQSHQGAAYDRRSVNRKLWKRCENDVLDVSLKDGLFSDITRGSDIISSDYDDFSHNNGDYLENFAGFVQVSAENGVLSSNTLSPQRSNSHINVDDVKIFSTPRKLIRSLQDLDYSGPGYCMQQVRRFGSPKTRTFAWTHTLMHEQNGLSQDMDHESNRDKKSSSGGDLFRGSSESVSSTEDVFTNKDVQLLPEVVHCIKPSEFQRVNVQENHSNSSPGIVCGIFVVLVAVILCLLALGGQDDYNILVPT